A portion of the Panthera tigris isolate Pti1 chromosome E1, P.tigris_Pti1_mat1.1, whole genome shotgun sequence genome contains these proteins:
- the RNF135 gene encoding E3 ubiquitin-protein ligase RNF135, giving the protein MAGLDPGLAIPVWLAEDDLGCIICQGLLAWPATLPCGHSFCRDCLKGLWAAGSPGRRRSCPTCREGAAQPPQLRKNTLLQELADKYSRALRELKEAPGAAPPRGAAAGAAPEPARPPPRRAAQLPAEAQKSITEAGHELEELVEQLVDLVRSLQSQTHLPEPGPDNEGSTQSLLVTPHTPERKLRDILHDLEEIREKLRENLTWKEALEEQPQVELQEGPSSSACPLPDHSHPAPTRTSRFAQWAISPTFDLRSHCCSLEVSEDCRVVTVSRCPQTHLWSHERFVTCQVLCSQAFSSGQQYWEVDTQHCNNWAVGVASWGMRRNQTLGRTEDSWCVEWKGTGQLSAWHMVKETILGADRPKVVGIWLDLEEGKLAFYSVANQETLLYECPISASSPLHPAFWLYGLNPGNALTIRPVKV; this is encoded by the exons ATGGCGGGCCTGGACCCCGGCCTGGCCATCCCCGTGTGGCTGGCCGAGGACGACCTGGGCTGCATCATCTGTCAAGGGCTGCTCGCCTGGCCCGCCACCCTGCCCTGCGGCCACAGCTTCTGCCGCGACTGCCTGAAGGGCCTGTGGGCCGCCGGCAGCCCCGGCCGCCGGCGCTCCTGCCCCACCTGCCGCGAGGGCGCCGCGCAGCCTCCGCAGCTGCGGAAGAACACGCTGCTGCAGGAGCTGGCCGACAAGTACAGCCGGGCGCTGCGCGAGCTGAAGGAGGCCCCCGGCGCCGCTCCCCCCCGGGGAGCCGCCGCCGGCGCCGCGCCCGAGCCCGCGCGCCCGCCCCCGCGCCGCGCCGCCCAGCTGCCG gCGGAGGCACAGAAGAGCATCACAGAAGCTGGGCATGAGCTGGAAGAGTTGGTGGAACAACTTGTAGACCTTGTCAGGAGTCTTCAGAGTCAGACACACCTCCCGGAGCCCGGACCAGACAATGAAGGGAGCACCCAGAGCTTG CTTGTGACTCCCCACACACCCGAGAGAAAACTGAGAGACATTCTGCATGACTTAGAAGAAATCCGGGAAAAATTACGGGAAAACTTGACATGGAAAGAGGCCCTTGAAGAACAACCACAGG TGGAACTCCAAGAAGGTCCATCTTCCTCTGCATGCCCGCTGCCTGACCACAGTCACCCTGCCCCCACGAGGACCTCCCGGTTTGCTCAGT GGGCCATCAGTCCGACCTTTGACCTTCGGAGCCACTGCTGTAGTCTGGAGGTGTCCGAGGACTGCCGGGTGGTGACTGTATCTCGCTGCCCGCAGACCCATCTCTGGAGCCACGAGAGGTTTGTGACCTGCCAGGTCTTATGTTCCCAGGCCTTTTCTTCAGGGCAGCAGTACTGGGAAGTAGACACTCAGCACTGCAACAACTGGGCAGTTGGGGTGGCCTCCTGGGGGATGAGGCGCAACCAGACCCTGGGAAGGACCGAAGACTCCTGGTGTGTAGAGTGGAAGGGGACTGGCCAGCTCTCTGCATGGCACATGGTCAAGGAAACCATCTTGGGCGCTGACAGACCTAAGGTGGTGGGCATCTGGCTGGACCTGGAAGAGGGCAAACTTGCCTTCTATTCGGTGGCCAATCAGGAGACACTTCTGTACGAGTGCcccatctctgcctcctcccctctgcacccTGCCTTCTGGCTGTATGGCTTAAATCCTGGAAACGCTCTGACTATAAGGCCAGTAAAGGTGTAA